A single genomic interval of Lathyrus oleraceus cultivar Zhongwan6 chromosome 7, CAAS_Psat_ZW6_1.0, whole genome shotgun sequence harbors:
- the LOC127106537 gene encoding auxin-induced protein 15A, translating into MKTTSNRFGGIVQAKQKLQRTLSQRIRMASAVGDVPKGHLAVYVGNYHKRFVIPISYLSHPLFRDLLDWAEEEFGFNHPMGGLTIPCTEDYFISLTSSLN; encoded by the coding sequence ATGAAGACAACAAGTAACAGATTTGGGGGAATTGTTCAAGCTAAACAGAAACTTCAAAGAACACTTTCACAAAGAATTAGAATGGCTTCAGCTGTTGGTGATGTACCAAAAGGTCATTTAGCAGTTTATGTTGGAAATTACCATAAAAGGTTTGTAATTCCAATATCATATTTGAGTCATCCTTTGTTTAGAGATTTATTAGATTGGGCGGAAGAAGAATTCGGATTTAATCATCCGATGGGCGGTCTTACGATTCCTTGCACTGAAGATTATTTCATTAGTCTAAC